AAAGGAGCTGGAGCGTATGAAGGGTAAACTGAAGGGGGCCTGGGTGCTTATTGGTGGCGAGAACGACGGTTGGCCTATCGACTGGTCGGCTGAGGGCGATGCCCGCAGGGCTAAGATAATTGCCAAGAACGACTCCATTGAGGTTCTGAACGATTCCATCCGTCGGTTTAACTGGCAGAACCGCGACCGCAAAGACCTGCAAAAGGAGCTAATCCCGCTAGTTGAGGAGCCGGCACTCTTTTACCGCGAGATGGTTGAGGCAGGCATCCTCGGTATCATTCAATCGTCAAAGCTACCCATTCGCGCACTATACGACCGTAAGAATCTGGAAAAGATGACGTGGGAAAACCTGCCGCGTGTTCCCGATATCAAGCTCGATGAGCATCAGTATTCAACAATTAAAACAATGGTTCAGGAGCGCCAGTACGTGATGCTGGAGTTCGATATACGCAACCATTTCAGGCCGGGGCCTGTTCCATACCATAACGTTTACGGTATAATAAAAGGAACCGAAAAACCCGATGAGCTGGTGATTGTGGGGGGGCACCTCGATGCCTTTGATGTGGCTACCGGTGCATCCGATAATGCCTCGGGTGCAGTTCCGGCCATGGAGGCGGCACGGCTCATCATGAAGGCTGGCGGCAAACCCAAACGCACCATCATTGTCGCCCTATGGGCAGGCGAGGAGTTTGGGCTGCTGGGCTCAACCGCATGGGTGCAAAAGTACCAGAGCTTGCTCCCCAAGGTATCGGCCATGTTCAACCGCGATGGCGGCCCAACCGTTCCCGTGAACATATCGGTACCCAAGGCCATGGTCAGCGATTTTAACGCAATATGCCAGCCGCTCCTCAGTGCCAATCCCAAGTACCCGTTTAAGGTGATAGAGGCTACACCCAGGCCTAAACCCAAGCATGCCGGTGGTACCGATTCCTCGCCCTTCCAGATGGCAGGCGTACCCGCCTTTAACTTTGGCACCGTTGATGCCGATGGGGTTGACTTCAGCTACGGCGAGATTTGGCATACCGAGCGCGACACCTACGAGAAGTGCCCGGCCGATTACATGAACCATGCCTCGGTGGTAAATGCCGTGGTGGTGTGTGGCGTGGCCAACCTGCCGCACCTGCTCTCCCGCGAGGGCCTCTTTGCCCCCGATGAACCCGCTCCCGCACAGGTGAAGAAGGCCAAGCCTAGGAAGAGTTGATGGTTGATGGTTGATAGTTGATAGTTGATCGTTGTTCGTGAATCGTTGTTCGTGGAAAGCGACCTCACCCCCGCCCCTCTCCTGATATGAGAGGGGAGAGGCAAGTAGGAAACTTTTTTGCAGGGTTAAAGTCTCCCCTCTCAGGGGAGATTTAGAGGGGTCATCTAGGTTGAATGTGTAAAACGACCTCACCCCCAGCCTTTTTCCCTGAGAGAGTATGGAACGGAAAAAGCAGGCAATGGCATAAAAGCCTGACACGGCAAAGGGTCGGGGGTGGAACGTTGCGGTGGGCTTTGTAAGCGATACCACATGAGTCACGCCGCAGGCGTGGCGAATAGTATCGCGTGGCAGTTCCACCCACGGGGTACCCATCGGGTCGGGCTTTTCAGCCTTGATTTTCTTTGGTTCTTTCTTGTATCAAGACAAGAAAGAACGTGTAAATCGTTCTTTGTAATGATTTTTTTTGCGATGCAACGATTCACCCTTGCTCTTTGGCCTATGC
The genomic region above belongs to Tenuifilum sp. 4138str and contains:
- a CDS encoding M20/M25/M40 family metallo-hydrolase; its protein translation is MKRVALIVLLAFAQFFVYAQTDSVVNRIIALGQTDNQTMVLLDELCNRIGGRPIGSNAYDNAVRWAASKFEQWGMDVLVEEVGVLPVGFNRGPWFGRLLSHNGEVLHFATPSYTAGTKGVQRGHVVLEPKSKKELERMKGKLKGAWVLIGGENDGWPIDWSAEGDARRAKIIAKNDSIEVLNDSIRRFNWQNRDRKDLQKELIPLVEEPALFYREMVEAGILGIIQSSKLPIRALYDRKNLEKMTWENLPRVPDIKLDEHQYSTIKTMVQERQYVMLEFDIRNHFRPGPVPYHNVYGIIKGTEKPDELVIVGGHLDAFDVATGASDNASGAVPAMEAARLIMKAGGKPKRTIIVALWAGEEFGLLGSTAWVQKYQSLLPKVSAMFNRDGGPTVPVNISVPKAMVSDFNAICQPLLSANPKYPFKVIEATPRPKPKHAGGTDSSPFQMAGVPAFNFGTVDADGVDFSYGEIWHTERDTYEKCPADYMNHASVVNAVVVCGVANLPHLLSREGLFAPDEPAPAQVKKAKPRKS